From Chryseobacterium shandongense, the proteins below share one genomic window:
- a CDS encoding SDR family oxidoreductase, with amino-acid sequence MKTVLITGANRSIGLETAKQLSEKGLFVYVGSRNLAKGEETVKELTAQGFQNIKAIEIDVTNRESIAKAKSSVETEQGKLDILINNAGILGVNPQTAAETSVNDIREVFDTNFFGVINVTQAFLDLLKKSDSPRISNITSGLGSLTLHSDPEWKYYHVKTAAYGPSKSALNAYTITLAYELRELPFKVNVIDPGYTATDFNGHSGPGSVESAASFIVKHTLTDENGPTGQYFSNDIEDETGISPW; translated from the coding sequence ATGAAAACAGTATTAATTACAGGAGCCAACAGAAGCATTGGCCTTGAAACCGCAAAACAACTTTCAGAAAAAGGATTATTTGTTTATGTAGGAAGCCGAAATCTGGCAAAAGGTGAAGAGACCGTAAAAGAATTAACAGCGCAGGGATTTCAGAATATCAAAGCGATTGAAATTGACGTTACCAACCGGGAATCCATTGCAAAAGCAAAGAGTAGTGTTGAAACTGAACAGGGAAAACTAGACATCCTCATCAATAATGCCGGAATTCTGGGTGTAAATCCTCAAACTGCTGCCGAAACATCCGTCAATGATATCCGGGAAGTCTTTGACACCAATTTCTTTGGAGTAATCAATGTTACACAGGCTTTTTTAGATTTACTTAAAAAATCAGACAGTCCAAGAATCAGCAACATCACCTCAGGATTAGGTTCCCTTACTTTGCATAGCGATCCGGAATGGAAATACTACCATGTAAAAACCGCAGCGTATGGTCCTTCAAAGTCTGCATTGAATGCTTATACCATTACATTGGCATATGAACTGAGAGAACTTCCGTTTAAAGTAAATGTGATTGACCCGGGTTATACTGCAACAGATTTCAATGGTCACAGCGGTCCCGGTTCTGTAGAAAGCGCAGCGTCATTCATCGTAAAACATACACTAACGGATGAAAACGGACCGACCGGACAGTATTTCAGCAATGATATTGAGGATGAAACAGGAATCAGTCCGTGGTAG